The Nitriliruptor alkaliphilus DSM 45188 genome includes a region encoding these proteins:
- a CDS encoding SRPBCC family protein, giving the protein MSTVEKAVEVEVPVRTAYNQWTQFEDFPQFMEDVERIEQIDDTTVRWHVKMMGAERSFDADITEQEPDQRIAWRSRGETQHAGVVTFHRIDDGRTRVTVQMDVEPTDWVEKTGDALGIMDGKIKRDLDQFKDFIESRGAETGAWRGEVKQDPM; this is encoded by the coding sequence ATGAGCACCGTCGAGAAGGCTGTCGAGGTCGAGGTGCCCGTGCGCACCGCCTACAACCAGTGGACCCAGTTCGAGGACTTCCCCCAGTTCATGGAGGACGTCGAGCGGATCGAGCAGATCGACGACACGACCGTGCGGTGGCACGTGAAGATGATGGGCGCCGAGCGGTCCTTCGACGCCGACATCACCGAGCAGGAGCCGGACCAGCGCATCGCGTGGCGTTCCCGCGGTGAGACCCAGCACGCCGGGGTCGTGACCTTCCACCGCATCGACGACGGTCGCACCCGGGTCACCGTCCAGATGGATGTCGAGCCGACCGACTGGGTCGAGAAGACCGGTGACGCGCTCGGGATCATGGACGGCAAGATCAAGCGTGACCTCGACCAGTTCAAGGACTTCATCGAGTCCCGCGGTGCCGAGACCGGCGCGTGGCGGGGCGAGGTGAAGCAGGACCCGATGTGA
- a CDS encoding alanine racemase — protein sequence MTGSTLAEHPDELYARYRSALAGRSLPQAFVDLDRFETNARALLVRAGDRPIRVASKSVRCVGLLSHLRTLSPRFAGVMCFTAPEALHLAAAGFDDLLVAYPTVDPAHLADVAAAVDAGHHVTLLVDSAEHVEHLERHLPPGAPVPVAIDLDLSWDLPGLRFGVLRSPTDSADAAALLAARVATSPRLQLDGIVAYEAQVAGVAERAPGRSRAEQAVIVALKRRSLVRIARRRAAAVAAIERTVGHPLRVVNAGGTGSLESSARERVVTEVTAGSGLLAPALFDHYDAFEHLPAAGYAVPVVRHPAPGVVTCLGGGYVASGAVGPDKAPVVWAPAGARLTALEGAGEVQTPVLLPAGVHLDLGDPVVMRHAKAGELCERFASLLVIRGDRVVDELPTYRGEGATFL from the coding sequence GTGACCGGCTCGACCCTCGCGGAGCACCCCGACGAGCTGTACGCCCGCTACCGGTCCGCCCTGGCGGGCCGCAGCCTCCCCCAGGCCTTCGTCGACCTCGACCGGTTCGAGACCAACGCCCGGGCCCTGCTCGTTCGGGCCGGGGATCGACCGATCCGCGTCGCGTCGAAATCGGTCCGTTGCGTGGGGTTGCTGTCCCACCTGCGGACGCTGTCTCCGCGGTTCGCGGGCGTGATGTGCTTCACGGCACCCGAGGCGCTGCACCTCGCCGCGGCGGGCTTCGACGACCTGCTGGTCGCCTACCCCACCGTCGACCCGGCTCACCTCGCCGACGTCGCGGCCGCCGTGGACGCCGGGCACCACGTCACCCTCCTGGTCGACAGCGCCGAACACGTGGAGCACCTCGAACGCCACCTACCCCCCGGCGCCCCGGTCCCGGTGGCCATCGACCTCGACCTGTCCTGGGACCTGCCGGGCCTGCGCTTCGGGGTGCTGCGCTCCCCCACCGACAGCGCGGACGCGGCGGCGCTCCTCGCCGCCCGGGTCGCCACATCGCCGCGTCTGCAGCTGGACGGCATCGTGGCCTACGAAGCGCAGGTCGCCGGGGTCGCCGAACGCGCCCCGGGACGGTCCCGGGCCGAGCAGGCGGTGATCGTCGCGCTGAAGCGGCGGTCGCTGGTCCGCATCGCGCGTCGCCGGGCCGCAGCCGTGGCGGCGATCGAGCGCACGGTCGGCCACCCCCTGCGCGTGGTCAACGCCGGCGGGACCGGCAGCCTCGAGTCGTCGGCGCGCGAGCGGGTGGTCACCGAGGTGACCGCTGGTTCCGGGCTGCTGGCCCCCGCGCTGTTCGACCACTACGACGCGTTCGAGCACCTGCCCGCCGCCGGGTACGCGGTGCCGGTGGTCCGCCACCCGGCTCCGGGCGTGGTCACCTGCCTCGGTGGCGGGTACGTCGCCTCGGGTGCCGTCGGTCCGGACAAGGCACCTGTGGTGTGGGCCCCGGCCGGCGCACGCCTGACCGCCCTGGAGGGTGCCGGCGAGGTCCAGACCCCCGTGCTGCTACCCGCGGGTGTGCACCTCGACCTCGGTGACCCGGTGGTGATGCGCCACGCGAAGGCGGGCGAGCTGTGCGAACGGTTCGCCAGCCTGCTGGTGATCCGTGGCGACCGCGTCGTCGACGAGCTGCCGACCTACCGCGGGGAGGGTGCGACCTTCCTCTGA
- a CDS encoding D-arabinono-1,4-lactone oxidase yields MGHHWRNWSGNQRSSPARLVRPADEAAVVRTVTEAAARGGRVRTVGAGHSFTGLVATDDTLLDLAALHGVREVDPATGVATIGAGTTLAATSAQLADHGRAFENLGDIAVQTVAGATATATHGTGARFANLASTVVGLRLVAGDGRTVDIDAGRDPDLLRAARVHLGALGVVTEVRVRTVPAFTLEAEESVEAVDEVLADLDGFVDGNDHAEFFWFPGSEGRAHPHGLALVKRQQRSNAPPRPRGAVTAFVSDELISNVVYGAIVRASDHLPSATRAIHAVLGSMPASAYAERSDRVFASPRRVRFVEMEQSVPREAFPEAFARVRRVFADRGRYEPFPVECRWVAGDDADLSPAHGGPRAYLAVHLSPRRHDPRFFAAVEEALLPLGARPHWGKLHGRTAADLATSYPRWSAFQAARAHLDPTGTFANDHLDRVLGPVTSPVGRA; encoded by the coding sequence GTGGGCCACCACTGGCGCAACTGGTCGGGCAACCAGCGCAGCAGCCCCGCGCGGCTCGTCCGCCCGGCCGACGAGGCCGCGGTCGTCCGGACGGTGACCGAGGCGGCCGCCCGCGGTGGGCGCGTGCGGACCGTCGGCGCCGGACACAGCTTCACCGGCCTCGTCGCCACCGACGACACCCTCCTCGATCTGGCGGCGCTGCACGGCGTCCGGGAGGTCGACCCGGCCACGGGCGTGGCGACCATCGGCGCGGGCACGACCCTGGCCGCGACCAGCGCGCAGCTCGCCGACCACGGACGGGCGTTCGAGAACCTCGGCGACATCGCGGTCCAGACGGTCGCCGGTGCCACCGCGACCGCGACCCACGGCACCGGGGCCCGCTTCGCCAACCTCGCCTCCACGGTCGTGGGGCTGCGCCTCGTGGCCGGGGACGGCCGGACCGTCGACATCGACGCGGGGCGCGATCCGGACCTGCTGCGGGCCGCCCGGGTCCACCTCGGCGCCCTCGGCGTGGTCACCGAGGTCCGTGTCCGGACGGTGCCGGCCTTCACCCTCGAAGCCGAGGAGTCGGTCGAAGCGGTCGACGAGGTGCTCGCCGACCTCGACGGGTTCGTCGACGGCAACGACCACGCCGAGTTCTTCTGGTTCCCCGGCAGCGAGGGCCGGGCCCACCCCCACGGCCTGGCGCTGGTGAAGCGCCAGCAGCGTTCCAACGCCCCGCCGCGCCCCCGGGGCGCCGTCACGGCGTTCGTCAGCGACGAGCTGATCAGCAACGTGGTCTACGGCGCCATCGTCCGTGCCAGCGACCACCTCCCGAGTGCCACGCGCGCCATCCACGCCGTCCTGGGGTCGATGCCGGCCAGCGCCTACGCCGAACGCAGCGACCGGGTGTTCGCGTCCCCACGCCGGGTGCGGTTCGTCGAGATGGAGCAGTCGGTCCCCCGCGAGGCGTTCCCCGAGGCGTTCGCCCGCGTACGTCGAGTGTTCGCCGATCGGGGGCGGTACGAACCCTTCCCGGTCGAGTGCCGGTGGGTCGCGGGCGATGACGCCGATCTGTCGCCGGCGCACGGCGGCCCGCGGGCCTACCTGGCGGTGCACCTCTCGCCCCGACGCCACGACCCCCGCTTCTTCGCCGCGGTGGAGGAGGCCCTCCTCCCGCTCGGCGCGCGTCCCCACTGGGGCAAGCTCCACGGGCGGACCGCCGCGGACCTGGCCACGAGCTACCCCCGCTGGTCGGCGTTCCAGGCGGCCCGGGCCCACCTGGACCCCACGGGCACGTTCGCCAACGACCACCTGGACCGCGTCCTCGGACCGGTCACCTCACCCGTGGGGCGAGCGTGA
- a CDS encoding DUF983 domain-containing protein, translated as MDGRALSNGLRKRCPVCAEPDLFEGYFSIRERCPACGLVFEREDGYWLGAMVVAMALVIIAFSVVFLGGLALTWPDPPWTGLLIATVAVNLAVSIVLYPWCMTVWMGIHHAFVTTNRDEDPHPRH; from the coding sequence GTGGACGGCCGCGCGTTGTCGAACGGGCTGCGCAAGCGCTGCCCCGTCTGCGCCGAGCCGGACCTGTTCGAGGGCTACTTCAGCATCCGGGAACGCTGCCCGGCGTGCGGGCTCGTGTTCGAACGCGAGGACGGGTACTGGCTCGGTGCGATGGTCGTGGCGATGGCGCTGGTCATCATCGCGTTCTCGGTGGTGTTCCTCGGCGGGCTCGCGCTGACCTGGCCGGACCCACCCTGGACCGGGCTGCTGATCGCCACGGTGGCGGTCAACCTGGCCGTCTCGATCGTGCTCTACCCCTGGTGCATGACGGTGTGGATGGGTATCCACCACGCGTTCGTGACCACCAACCGTGACGAGGACCCGCACCCGCGACACTGA
- a CDS encoding phospho-sugar mutase — protein MTITDPTDLHALAEAWADGDVDEETRTALRALMDGDDLALLTEHVGAALSFGTAGLRGEVGPGPNRMNRAVVIRTTRGLADFLLAEVPDAATRGVVVGFDARTDSARFAADTVGVLAAAGIEVRWFPTPQPTPLIAYAQKALDAAAAVVVTASHNPPADNGYKVYVEGAAQIVPPTDAAIAAAIEAVGPAREVPLVASEDLADHPKVAPVDAVVVQRFLQELEGARPPLPDDVARDLTIVYTPLHGVAGELIQQAFALAGFDDLHVEPTQAEPDGTFPTVAFPNPEEPGALDAALALARDLDADLLIANDPDGDRLAVAVPDGAGGWLPLSGNRIGVLLGSYLLDRTDASRPLGVRSVVSSPMFDEVCDARGARFEATLTGFKWIARAARELEVSDQRTFVFGFEEALGSTVGSVVRDKDGIGAAVAFAEMVALLHAEGRTVLDRIRELSVQHGAWVSHQVSVTRPGAAGQREIADAMALLSERTPHALGGLAVTAVTDYRTGADQRPPWLAATDLVECSLDGGGRAMIRPSGTEPKCKVYVDLRTALADDTDLASLEADQLALADRVGRDLLTFVGLQS, from the coding sequence ATGACGATCACGGACCCCACCGACCTGCACGCACTCGCCGAGGCCTGGGCCGACGGCGACGTCGACGAGGAGACCCGCACCGCCCTGCGGGCCCTGATGGACGGTGATGACCTCGCCCTCCTGACCGAGCACGTCGGCGCCGCCCTGTCGTTCGGCACGGCGGGGCTGCGTGGTGAGGTCGGCCCGGGCCCGAACCGCATGAACCGGGCCGTGGTGATCCGCACGACCCGGGGGCTGGCGGACTTCCTCCTCGCCGAGGTGCCCGATGCCGCCACGCGAGGCGTGGTCGTCGGCTTCGACGCGCGCACCGACTCGGCGCGGTTCGCCGCCGACACCGTCGGGGTCCTCGCCGCCGCCGGTATCGAGGTGCGCTGGTTCCCGACGCCCCAGCCGACCCCGCTGATCGCGTACGCCCAGAAGGCGCTCGACGCGGCGGCGGCCGTCGTGGTGACCGCCTCCCACAACCCGCCGGCGGACAACGGCTACAAGGTCTACGTCGAGGGGGCCGCGCAGATCGTCCCGCCGACCGACGCGGCTATCGCGGCCGCCATCGAGGCCGTGGGGCCGGCCCGGGAGGTCCCGCTCGTCGCCTCCGAGGACCTCGCCGACCACCCGAAGGTCGCGCCGGTCGACGCGGTGGTCGTGCAGCGCTTCCTCCAGGAGCTCGAGGGTGCCCGGCCTCCGCTGCCGGACGACGTCGCCCGTGACCTGACGATCGTCTACACCCCGCTCCACGGGGTGGCCGGCGAACTGATCCAGCAGGCCTTCGCGCTCGCCGGGTTCGACGACCTCCACGTCGAGCCGACGCAGGCCGAGCCCGACGGGACGTTCCCGACCGTCGCGTTCCCCAACCCCGAGGAGCCGGGCGCGCTCGACGCAGCCCTCGCCCTCGCCCGTGACCTCGATGCCGACCTGCTGATCGCCAACGACCCGGACGGGGACCGGCTCGCCGTGGCGGTCCCGGACGGCGCGGGTGGGTGGCTGCCGCTGTCGGGCAACCGCATCGGCGTCCTGCTCGGCAGCTACCTGCTCGACCGCACCGACGCGTCCCGGCCGCTCGGTGTGCGTTCGGTGGTCTCGTCCCCGATGTTCGATGAGGTCTGCGACGCACGGGGCGCCCGGTTCGAGGCGACGCTCACCGGGTTCAAGTGGATCGCCCGCGCTGCCCGCGAGCTCGAGGTCTCCGACCAGCGCACCTTCGTGTTCGGCTTCGAGGAGGCGCTCGGCTCGACGGTCGGCTCGGTGGTCCGCGACAAGGACGGCATCGGTGCCGCCGTGGCCTTCGCCGAGATGGTGGCGCTCCTGCACGCCGAGGGCCGCACCGTGCTCGATCGCATCCGTGAGCTGTCGGTCCAGCACGGCGCCTGGGTCAGCCACCAGGTCAGCGTCACCCGTCCCGGCGCCGCCGGACAGCGCGAGATCGCCGACGCGATGGCGCTGCTGTCCGAGCGCACCCCCCACGCCCTCGGTGGCCTCGCCGTCACCGCCGTCACCGACTACCGCACGGGGGCCGACCAACGCCCGCCATGGCTGGCTGCCACCGACCTCGTCGAGTGCTCCCTCGACGGAGGTGGCCGCGCCATGATCCGTCCCTCGGGTACCGAGCCGAAGTGCAAGGTCTACGTCGAC
- a CDS encoding alpha-ketoglutarate-dependent dioxygenase AlkB produces the protein MAAPPLTWQTSLLDDDPGDGPRADPGFVAQRRRLEHGAWIDHVPGWLEGSDVLLATCVEVLPWRQRDERIQGELVKQPRLTARLRLGELPPQLTILDDLGEVLSQRYRVRFRTVGANLYRDGRDSVAWHGDRVLRERLTATVATVSLGDPRTFRLRPRDGGSSIGLLLGRGDLLVMGGTSQRTWKHAVPKVASSGARVSLAFRHADPPEHL, from the coding sequence GTGGCCGCGCCCCCGCTGACCTGGCAGACCTCCCTGCTCGACGACGACCCCGGGGACGGCCCCCGTGCCGACCCGGGGTTCGTCGCGCAGCGGCGTCGCCTCGAGCACGGGGCGTGGATCGATCACGTCCCCGGCTGGCTCGAGGGCAGCGATGTGCTGCTCGCGACCTGCGTCGAGGTGCTGCCGTGGCGGCAGCGCGACGAACGCATCCAGGGCGAACTCGTCAAGCAGCCCCGTCTGACGGCGCGCCTGCGGCTCGGTGAACTACCCCCGCAGCTGACGATCCTCGACGACCTCGGCGAGGTGCTGTCGCAGCGCTACCGCGTCCGGTTCCGCACGGTCGGCGCGAACCTCTACCGCGACGGCCGCGACTCGGTCGCCTGGCACGGGGACCGGGTCCTGCGTGAACGCTTGACCGCGACGGTGGCGACCGTCTCGCTCGGCGATCCCCGCACCTTCCGCCTCAGGCCCCGCGACGGTGGGTCGTCCATCGGCCTGCTCCTCGGCCGCGGTGATCTGCTCGTCATGGGCGGTACCTCCCAGCGCACCTGGAAACACGCCGTCCCGAAGGTCGCGTCCTCCGGAGCGCGGGTCTCCCTCGCGTTCCGCCACGCCGATCCGCCCGAGCACCTCTGA
- a CDS encoding acyl-CoA dehydrogenase family protein — MSNDERQKVDAAIDALFEAAPPADTAHPEFWGAQFDHGLAWVQFPEGLGGLGVSPRWQGEVNRRIEEAGGSTGNRYRNVLGIGMGAGTLIAHGTEEHQRRFLRPMFTLEEIWCQLFSEPGAGSDLAALATTAVREGDTWIVNGQKVWTTLAHLAKWGLLVARTDPDLPKHAGLTYFVVDMEGDGVDVRPLYQITGEAEFNEVYFDDAQIPDDLRIGEVGQGWTVAMATLMNERVAIGANVTPRGSGAIANALEAWEAIDVDERDEATRDQLVRYWIEAEALRLTTIRAGEARKSGTPGPEGSTGKLHWSDLNKSISTFTVDLLGAGGMVHEAGYTFSRPTESSTRSNDPVVGYLRARANSIEGGTSEIMKNILGERVLGLPGEPRVDKNVPWREVPRS; from the coding sequence GTGAGCAACGACGAGCGCCAGAAGGTCGATGCCGCCATCGACGCCCTGTTCGAGGCGGCCCCGCCCGCCGACACCGCCCACCCGGAGTTCTGGGGGGCCCAGTTCGACCACGGGCTCGCCTGGGTGCAGTTCCCCGAGGGTCTCGGCGGCCTCGGGGTGTCGCCACGGTGGCAGGGCGAGGTCAACCGGCGCATCGAGGAGGCGGGCGGCAGCACCGGCAACCGGTACCGCAACGTCCTCGGCATCGGGATGGGGGCCGGGACGCTGATCGCGCACGGCACCGAGGAGCACCAGCGCCGCTTCCTGCGCCCGATGTTCACCCTCGAGGAGATCTGGTGCCAGCTGTTCTCCGAGCCGGGCGCGGGCTCGGACCTCGCTGCGCTCGCCACCACCGCGGTCCGCGAGGGTGACACCTGGATCGTGAACGGTCAGAAGGTCTGGACCACGCTGGCCCACCTGGCCAAGTGGGGGCTGCTGGTCGCCCGCACCGATCCCGACCTGCCCAAGCACGCGGGGCTGACCTACTTCGTGGTGGACATGGAGGGCGACGGCGTCGACGTCCGCCCGCTGTATCAGATCACCGGAGAGGCCGAGTTCAACGAGGTCTACTTCGACGACGCGCAGATCCCCGATGACCTGCGCATCGGCGAGGTCGGTCAGGGCTGGACCGTGGCGATGGCCACGCTGATGAACGAGCGTGTCGCCATCGGCGCCAACGTCACCCCACGTGGGTCGGGCGCCATCGCCAACGCGCTCGAGGCGTGGGAGGCGATCGACGTCGACGAACGCGACGAGGCGACCCGCGACCAGCTCGTGCGGTACTGGATCGAGGCCGAGGCGCTGCGCCTGACCACGATCCGGGCCGGCGAGGCGCGCAAGAGCGGGACGCCGGGGCCCGAAGGGTCGACCGGGAAGCTGCACTGGTCCGACCTCAACAAGTCGATCTCGACGTTCACCGTCGACCTGCTCGGTGCGGGCGGGATGGTGCACGAGGCGGGCTACACGTTCTCGCGGCCGACCGAGTCCTCGACCAGGTCGAACGACCCGGTGGTCGGCTACCTGCGTGCCCGGGCGAACTCGATCGAGGGCGGGACGAGCGAGATCATGAAGAACATCCTCGGCGAGCGGGTCCTCGGCCTGCCGGGTGAGCCACGCGTGGACAAGAACGTCCCGTGGCGCGAGGTCCCACGCAGCTGA
- a CDS encoding TetR/AcrR family transcriptional regulator — protein sequence MGDARAAAPAAAPVTARGQQRREAILDAAAALFLERGFHGTSIDEVGAAAGISGPGVYRHVASKDALLMAVLDRLWSEGFGPAVRAAADLPPREALATLIETHVDLAIGQATALVLLVTELRHLPDDYRGRALHNHRRYVDAWVGPLLALRPGASDDEARGAATGIHGLIDSAARVPDFVDDVDPATRAPLLRHLAAAVVDRFVAT from the coding sequence GTGGGTGACGCACGGGCTGCTGCCCCCGCCGCCGCGCCGGTGACGGCGCGGGGTCAGCAGCGGCGTGAAGCCATCCTCGACGCGGCGGCCGCCCTGTTCCTCGAACGGGGGTTCCACGGCACCTCGATCGACGAGGTCGGGGCGGCGGCAGGCATCTCGGGCCCGGGCGTCTACCGGCACGTCGCGTCGAAGGACGCGTTGCTGATGGCCGTCCTCGACCGACTCTGGTCGGAGGGCTTCGGACCGGCCGTGCGTGCGGCCGCGGACCTGCCGCCACGTGAGGCGCTCGCGACCCTCATCGAGACGCACGTGGACCTCGCCATCGGGCAGGCCACCGCCCTCGTGCTCCTGGTCACCGAGCTCCGCCACCTGCCCGACGACTACCGCGGTCGGGCGCTGCACAACCACCGTCGGTACGTCGACGCGTGGGTGGGGCCGCTGCTCGCGCTGCGACCCGGGGCCAGCGACGACGAGGCCCGCGGTGCCGCGACCGGCATCCACGGTCTGATCGACTCCGCCGCGCGGGTGCCGGACTTCGTCGACGACGTCGACCCGGCGACCCGCGCGCCCCTGCTGCGTCATCTGGCAGCCGCCGTCGTCGACCGTTTCGTCGCCACCTGA
- a CDS encoding acyl-CoA dehydrogenase family protein, producing the protein MSTVTFTVTDEQQLLRDTVRDALRKRATSARVREVMQTDQAVDEDGWRELAELGLVGLLVPESDGGSGAGVVEAAIVAEELGRVLLPVPYLSSAVLAPTVLAVAADADQKAAVLPGIAAGTTVATVAHLDPAGRLAADPGVRAVRDGDDWVLDGEAGFVLDGLRADTIVTAATTDDGLALFLVASDATGLGRERVPVLDLTRPMATVRYDGVRVAGSDRLAGGDATVALHRGLATANAVLVNEQVGGAAQCLEDATVYAKERIQFGRAIGSFQAVKHKLAETLVKVESARSTAYHAAQVVAAEEARESAVAVPLAAAFCSEVYETASADALQIFGGIGFTWEHDIHLYFKRAKASKLLLGSPRHHRRILGDVLGL; encoded by the coding sequence ATGTCCACCGTCACCTTCACCGTCACCGACGAGCAGCAGCTGCTGCGCGACACCGTCCGCGACGCGCTCCGCAAGCGCGCCACCTCCGCCCGCGTGCGTGAGGTGATGCAGACCGACCAGGCCGTCGACGAGGACGGCTGGCGCGAGCTCGCCGAGCTCGGGCTCGTGGGCCTGCTCGTGCCCGAGTCCGACGGCGGATCCGGCGCCGGCGTGGTCGAGGCGGCGATCGTCGCCGAGGAGCTCGGACGCGTCCTGCTGCCGGTCCCGTACCTGTCCTCCGCCGTGCTCGCGCCGACCGTGCTCGCGGTCGCCGCGGACGCGGACCAGAAGGCAGCCGTGCTGCCGGGCATCGCGGCGGGGACCACCGTCGCCACCGTCGCCCACCTCGACCCGGCCGGCCGGCTGGCGGCCGATCCGGGCGTCCGGGCCGTGCGTGACGGGGACGACTGGGTGCTGGACGGCGAGGCGGGCTTCGTCCTCGACGGCCTGCGCGCCGACACGATCGTGACCGCGGCCACCACCGACGACGGGCTCGCGCTCTTCCTCGTGGCCTCGGACGCGACGGGCCTCGGACGTGAGCGCGTCCCCGTCCTCGACCTCACGCGGCCGATGGCGACCGTCCGCTACGACGGTGTCCGGGTCGCCGGGAGCGACCGGCTGGCAGGCGGCGACGCGACCGTCGCGCTCCACCGCGGCCTCGCGACCGCCAACGCGGTGCTGGTCAACGAGCAGGTGGGTGGCGCGGCCCAGTGCCTCGAGGACGCCACGGTGTACGCCAAGGAGCGCATCCAGTTCGGTCGCGCCATCGGCTCGTTCCAGGCGGTCAAGCACAAGCTCGCCGAGACGCTCGTGAAGGTCGAGTCGGCCCGCTCCACCGCTTACCACGCGGCGCAGGTCGTGGCCGCCGAGGAGGCGCGGGAGAGCGCCGTCGCGGTGCCGCTCGCCGCCGCGTTCTGCAGCGAGGTGTACGAGACGGCATCGGCCGACGCCCTCCAGATCTTCGGTGGGATCGGCTTCACGTGGGAGCACGACATCCACCTGTACTTCAAGCGCGCGAAGGCCAGCAAGCTGCTGCTCGGTAGCCCGCGTCACCACCGCCGGATCCTCGGCGACGTCCTCGGTCTGTAG
- a CDS encoding LuxR C-terminal-related transcriptional regulator has product MLQRARDAYARRDWLTAREAFTRARPVDVGADDVYALSNCHWWLGDVAAALPLQREAFERYLADEQPDAAALVALDIGYTLSLRGDGAQASGWLGRARGLLEGLPEGPVHGYLLHVAFEEAFEARDLGAALETAERVHALGVRLRDAGVTALGLLGKGRVLVRRGQVAAGMPCLDQAMLVAVSDDLDPAWAGNIYCHLIAACYEIGDLRRAGEWTEETARWCEAMPGSGPFLGICRVHRAQIMQVRGAWDEAEREATLVTRELTELDLPIVAEAHYLLGELGRQRGDASAAEAAFREGHRLGRDPQPGLALLRLALGDVEAAAASIRTGLTAAGEDPLGRARLLPAAVEIALAEGDLDQAHAWSDELSGAADRYGTSSFQLAALHARGSVLLASGDARTAAPVLRDALRTGRLVDAPYDLARTRLLLADVYRSLGDEASAALERETAESTFGKLGVRRTANRDRDRSPAGLTSREAEVLSLVATGRSNQQIAAELVLSVRTIERHLSTVYQKLGLQGRSARAAAVAYALREGAGRRP; this is encoded by the coding sequence GTGCTGCAGCGAGCACGCGACGCGTACGCGCGGCGGGACTGGCTCACCGCCCGCGAGGCCTTCACCCGAGCCCGACCTGTAGACGTCGGCGCGGACGACGTCTACGCCCTGTCGAACTGCCACTGGTGGCTCGGCGACGTCGCGGCGGCGCTGCCGCTGCAGCGCGAGGCGTTCGAGCGGTACCTGGCCGACGAGCAGCCGGACGCCGCAGCGCTCGTCGCCCTGGACATCGGCTACACGCTGTCGCTGCGGGGGGACGGTGCGCAAGCCTCGGGATGGCTCGGGCGTGCGCGCGGGCTGCTGGAGGGGTTGCCGGAGGGCCCCGTGCACGGCTACCTGCTCCACGTGGCCTTCGAGGAGGCGTTCGAGGCGCGGGACCTCGGGGCGGCGCTCGAGACGGCCGAGCGCGTCCACGCGCTGGGAGTCCGGCTGCGTGACGCTGGCGTCACCGCGCTCGGACTGCTCGGGAAGGGCCGCGTCCTGGTCCGCAGGGGCCAGGTGGCGGCAGGGATGCCCTGCCTGGACCAGGCCATGCTGGTGGCCGTGTCGGACGACCTCGATCCCGCGTGGGCCGGCAACATCTACTGCCACCTGATCGCTGCCTGCTACGAGATCGGCGACCTGCGTCGGGCGGGCGAGTGGACCGAGGAGACCGCGCGCTGGTGCGAGGCCATGCCCGGCTCCGGGCCGTTCCTCGGCATCTGCCGGGTGCACCGCGCGCAGATCATGCAGGTGCGCGGCGCGTGGGACGAGGCCGAGCGTGAGGCGACCCTCGTCACGAGGGAGCTGACCGAACTCGACCTGCCCATCGTCGCGGAGGCCCACTACCTGCTCGGGGAACTCGGCCGGCAGCGAGGCGATGCCTCGGCCGCCGAGGCCGCCTTCCGGGAGGGACACCGGCTCGGGCGCGACCCCCAGCCCGGCCTGGCCCTGCTGCGACTGGCCCTCGGCGACGTCGAGGCCGCCGCAGCCTCGATCCGAACGGGGCTCACGGCGGCAGGTGAGGATCCCCTCGGCCGAGCACGGCTGCTGCCCGCCGCGGTCGAGATCGCGCTCGCCGAAGGGGACCTGGATCAGGCACACGCCTGGAGCGACGAGCTCTCTGGAGCGGCCGACCGCTACGGCACCAGCAGCTTCCAGCTGGCGGCCCTGCACGCCCGCGGCTCCGTCCTGCTCGCGAGCGGAGACGCGAGGACTGCCGCGCCGGTCCTACGTGACGCGCTTCGCACGGGACGCCTCGTCGACGCTCCCTACGACCTCGCCCGGACCCGCCTGCTGCTCGCGGACGTCTACCGGTCCCTGGGCGACGAGGCCTCGGCAGCACTCGAACGTGAGACCGCCGAGTCCACGTTCGGGAAGCTCGGGGTCCGTCGCACGGCGAACCGCGATCGCGACCGGAGCCCGGCTGGGTTGACCAGCCGTGAGGCCGAGGTGCTCTCCCTCGTGGCGACGGGCCGATCGAACCAGCAGATCGCCGCCGAACTGGTCCTCAGCGTCAGGACGATCGAACGCCACCTGTCGACCGTCTACCAGAAGCTCGGGCTGCAGGGTCGTAGCGCGCGGGCTGCTGCGGTCGCCTACGCCCTCCGCGAAGGGGCAGGTCGGCGGCCCTGA